Proteins encoded together in one Rhipicephalus sanguineus isolate Rsan-2018 chromosome 9, BIME_Rsan_1.4, whole genome shotgun sequence window:
- the LOC119404997 gene encoding uncharacterized protein LOC119404997, whose translation MDPFIKSFFECVWFSVLLNLAYAFDEEFEKKWNSMHKRTILAPGTIVTIFVALMIAATCISLLCFCLRRQRNIYNASPCVPPPLTPAAPVVTSGARTHAPLDSYPLVSGATLSPATPSPQQTYYPQPTAPYLQGGPHMGNDAAPLIQPPAAVLPSPSAPREPLPYERPPPYANQSEESYVMKS comes from the exons ATGGATCCTTTCATCAAATCTTTTTTTGAATGTGTCTGGTTCAGTGTTCTCCTCAATCTGGCATACGCTTTTGATGAAGAGTTTGAAAAAAAAT GGAATAGCATGCATAAACGGACCATCTTGGCTCCTGGAACAATCGTCACCATATTTGTcgccttgatgattgcagcaacTTGTATAAGCCTGCTCTGTTTCTGCCTGCGACGACAGCGCAATATATAT AATGCCAGTCCTTGCGTTCCACCTCCGCTGACACCAGCTGCACCTGTAGTGACGTCGGGGGCAAGGACGCACGCCCCACTTGACTCGTATCCTCTGGTTTCGGGAGCGACTCTGTCTCCGGCCACACCAAGTCCACAGCAGACTTACTACCCCCAGCCAACTGCACCATATTTACAGGGGGGCCCCCACATGGGCAACGATGCCGCACCACTGATACAGCCGCCGGCTGCCGTGTTGCCGTCGCCATCCGCACCACGCGAGCCACTGCCATATGAGCGACCACCACCATATGCGAACCAATCTGAAGAATCTTATGTCATGAAATCATAG